A window of Pseudodesulfovibrio hydrargyri contains these coding sequences:
- a CDS encoding hydrogenase small subunit, producing MPNGKRFDALKMLAGGPKPSRREFMKFCGAMAVFMGMGPAFAPAVAEALMSKKRPSVVYLHCAECTGCTEGLLRAYEPFFDEIIMSTISLDYCETVMAASGHAAHAALEKAIANPEGYVCVIEGGIPTFHGGEYGKVGGETMFQLCARVAAKAKATIAMGSCACFGGVQAAAPNPSGAKGVNQALAAVGVSAINISGCPPNPMNFVGTVVHLLTKGMPKLDHWNRPVMFYGDTVHAHCPRQEHFNRGEFAPSFDSPEAKKGWCLYQLGCKGPYTYNNCPTALFNQVNWPVKAGAPCIGCSEPNFWDDYSPFFHPIEDRPKG from the coding sequence ATGCCGAACGGGAAGAGATTCGACGCACTCAAGATGCTGGCCGGCGGGCCCAAGCCGAGCCGCCGGGAGTTCATGAAGTTCTGCGGCGCCATGGCCGTGTTCATGGGCATGGGCCCGGCCTTCGCCCCGGCCGTCGCCGAGGCGCTCATGTCCAAGAAGCGGCCTTCGGTGGTCTACCTGCACTGCGCCGAGTGCACGGGCTGCACCGAGGGGCTGCTGCGCGCCTACGAGCCGTTCTTCGACGAGATCATCATGAGCACCATTTCCCTGGACTATTGCGAGACGGTCATGGCCGCATCCGGCCACGCCGCCCACGCCGCCCTTGAAAAGGCCATCGCCAATCCCGAAGGATACGTCTGCGTCATCGAAGGCGGCATCCCCACCTTCCACGGGGGCGAGTACGGCAAGGTCGGCGGCGAGACCATGTTCCAGCTCTGCGCCCGGGTGGCCGCCAAGGCCAAGGCGACCATCGCCATGGGCTCCTGCGCCTGCTTCGGCGGGGTGCAGGCCGCCGCGCCCAACCCCTCCGGGGCCAAGGGCGTCAACCAGGCCCTGGCAGCGGTGGGCGTCTCGGCCATCAACATCTCGGGCTGTCCGCCCAACCCCATGAACTTCGTGGGCACCGTGGTCCACCTGCTGACCAAGGGCATGCCCAAACTCGATCACTGGAACCGGCCGGTCATGTTCTACGGCGACACGGTCCACGCCCACTGCCCGAGGCAGGAGCACTTCAACCGCGGCGAATTCGCCCCGAGCTTCGACAGCCCGGAGGCCAAGAAGGGATGGTGCCTGTACCAGCTCGGCTGCAAGGGGCCGTACACCTACAACAACTGCCCCACGGCCCTGTTCAATCAGGTCAACTGGCCGGTCAAGGCGGGCGCTCCGTGCATCGGTTGCAGCGAACCCAACTTCTGGGACGACTATTCGCCGTTCTTCCACCCCATCGAAGACCGCCCCAAGGGTTAA
- a CDS encoding cytochrome c3 family protein: MFRKILLFASAAAMAAITVTAALAYEVPDQIVLTRPKGNQALNTWITPVKFPHGFHAIRRACRDCHHKESDKTLGQFVACRQCHTDDDPNEASGFYRAWHSPGPPSCLGCHTRMRTEGGKNPVGCTTACHRPKK; the protein is encoded by the coding sequence ATGTTCCGAAAGATACTGCTCTTCGCCTCGGCGGCCGCGATGGCCGCCATCACCGTCACGGCGGCGCTGGCCTATGAGGTGCCCGACCAAATCGTCCTCACACGCCCCAAAGGCAACCAGGCTCTGAACACCTGGATCACGCCGGTCAAATTCCCGCACGGCTTCCACGCCATCCGGCGGGCCTGCCGGGACTGTCACCACAAGGAATCCGACAAGACCCTGGGGCAGTTCGTCGCGTGCAGGCAATGCCACACCGACGACGATCCCAACGAGGCCTCTGGCTTCTACCGCGCCTGGCATTCCCCGGGGCCGCCGAGCTGCCTGGGCTGTCACACGCGCATGCGAACCGAAGGCGGCAAGAACCCGGTGGGCTGCACCACTGCCTGCCACAGGCCCAAGAAGTAG
- a CDS encoding efflux RND transporter permease subunit, with the protein MNPSAIFVRRPVMTSLVMIAILVFGVMAYLRLPVSDLPSVDFPTIEVSAQLSGANPETMASSVANPLEKQFSTIAGLDSMTSISNLGNTRITLQFDLERNIDDAALDVQSAITTALRRLPDDMTSTPSFRKVNPADSPILYLSLSSPTMRLSDVNEYAENFMAQRISMVNGVAQVMVYGSQKYAVRIQLSPEKLSAMELGVDEVAEAVRRGNVNLPVGTVSGPVREYIVRSSGKLMNAEDYKPLVVAWRQGAPVRLSDVALVFDSVEQTRRRNWYNGQPGMILAIQRQPGTNTVEVVQAVRDLLPSFQAQLPAAIDLNVLYDRSESIKESIEDVQFTLLLTVALVITVIFIFLRRMSATIIPSLALPMSVIGTFAVMYLYGFSLNNISLMALTLSVGFVVDDAIVMLENIVRHGEMGKPTMEAVMDGSKEIAFTIVSMTISLAAVFLPVLFMGGIVGRLFHEFAVTICASILISGLVSLTLTPMLCSLIIRPHSGEKRHGRLFNLFERGFNGLHDVYARTLDWTIRHHRLTMLASILVLALTVVLFRAIPKGFLPTEDAGRLIVRTEAEQGVAFDIMKRRQQELMGILAKDPAVENYMSVVGGGGPNRGGNSGRLMVDLKPRSERGPIDAVQQRLRARLSQVPGIRAYVSNPPAIRIGGRSSKGQYQYTLQSPDTDLLFKAAADMEKRMHDLPGIQDVSSDMEFDNPELNIDIDRDKASALGISAFQIEDALSTSFGNRKISSIYAPTDTYDVIMELAPEYQSNPDALAMLSVRSQNGKLVRLETLAKWGLGVGPLSVNHSGQLPSATISFNLEPGESLGSAVSAVSGLAAEVVPASVSTSFQGEAQAFQDSMRGLWVLLVMAILVIYLVLGVLYESFVHPLTILSGLPSAGVGALLTLMLFGLDLNIYGFVGIIMLIGIVKKNAIMMIDFAVEAQRVHGQGAVQAIREGALIRFRPIMMTTMAALMGTLPIALGLGAGAEARRPLGLAVVGGLLVSQLLTLYFTPVYYMYLDAAQQRLNRLFARTGKRARAE; encoded by the coding sequence ATGAACCCGTCCGCCATCTTCGTCCGCCGCCCGGTCATGACCTCCCTGGTCATGATCGCCATCCTGGTCTTCGGCGTCATGGCCTACCTGCGCCTGCCGGTCAGCGACCTGCCCAGCGTGGACTTCCCGACCATCGAGGTCTCGGCCCAGCTCTCCGGGGCCAACCCCGAGACCATGGCCTCGTCCGTGGCCAACCCTCTGGAAAAGCAATTCTCGACCATCGCGGGCCTGGACTCCATGACCTCCATCTCCAACCTGGGGAACACGCGCATCACCCTGCAGTTCGACCTGGAGCGGAACATCGACGACGCGGCGCTGGACGTGCAGTCGGCCATCACCACGGCCCTGCGGCGGCTGCCCGACGACATGACCTCCACGCCGAGCTTCCGCAAGGTCAACCCGGCGGACTCGCCCATCCTCTATCTTTCGCTCTCCTCGCCGACCATGCGGCTGTCCGACGTCAACGAGTACGCCGAGAACTTCATGGCCCAGCGCATCTCCATGGTCAACGGCGTGGCCCAGGTCATGGTCTACGGCTCCCAGAAGTACGCGGTGCGCATCCAGCTCTCGCCCGAGAAGCTCTCGGCCATGGAGCTGGGCGTGGACGAGGTGGCCGAGGCCGTGCGCAGGGGCAACGTCAACCTGCCCGTGGGCACCGTGTCCGGGCCGGTGCGCGAATACATCGTCCGGTCCAGCGGCAAGCTGATGAACGCCGAGGACTACAAACCCCTGGTGGTGGCCTGGCGACAGGGCGCGCCCGTGCGCCTCTCGGACGTGGCCCTCGTGTTCGACTCCGTGGAGCAGACGAGACGGCGCAACTGGTACAACGGCCAGCCCGGCATGATCCTGGCCATCCAGCGCCAGCCCGGCACCAACACCGTGGAGGTGGTCCAGGCCGTTCGCGATCTGCTGCCCTCGTTCCAGGCCCAGTTGCCCGCGGCCATCGACCTCAACGTGCTCTACGACCGCTCCGAGTCCATCAAGGAGTCCATCGAGGACGTGCAGTTCACCCTGCTGCTCACCGTGGCCCTGGTCATCACGGTCATCTTTATCTTCCTGCGCAGAATGTCGGCCACGATCATCCCGAGCCTGGCCCTGCCCATGTCGGTCATCGGCACCTTCGCGGTCATGTACCTCTACGGATTTTCCCTGAACAACATCTCGCTCATGGCCCTGACCCTGTCCGTGGGCTTCGTGGTGGACGACGCCATCGTCATGCTCGAAAACATCGTCCGTCACGGGGAGATGGGCAAGCCGACCATGGAGGCGGTCATGGACGGCTCCAAGGAGATCGCCTTCACCATCGTGTCCATGACCATCTCGCTGGCCGCCGTGTTCCTGCCCGTGCTCTTCATGGGCGGCATCGTGGGCCGCCTGTTCCACGAATTCGCGGTGACCATCTGCGCCTCCATCCTCATCTCCGGGCTGGTCTCCCTGACGCTCACCCCCATGCTGTGCAGCCTGATCATCAGGCCGCACTCGGGCGAGAAACGCCACGGCAGGCTCTTCAATCTCTTCGAGCGGGGCTTCAACGGGCTGCACGACGTCTACGCCCGGACCCTGGACTGGACGATCAGGCACCACCGGCTGACCATGCTCGCCTCCATCCTGGTCCTGGCCCTGACCGTGGTCCTGTTCCGGGCCATCCCCAAGGGCTTTCTGCCCACCGAGGACGCCGGGCGGCTGATCGTCCGCACCGAGGCCGAACAGGGTGTGGCCTTCGACATCATGAAGCGCCGCCAACAGGAGCTCATGGGCATCCTGGCCAAGGACCCGGCCGTGGAGAACTACATGTCCGTGGTCGGCGGGGGCGGCCCCAACCGGGGCGGCAACTCCGGGCGGCTGATGGTCGACCTCAAGCCGAGGAGCGAGCGCGGTCCCATCGACGCCGTACAGCAGCGGCTGCGGGCCAGACTCTCGCAGGTGCCGGGCATCCGGGCCTACGTGTCCAACCCCCCGGCCATCCGCATCGGCGGACGCAGCTCCAAGGGCCAGTACCAGTACACCCTGCAGAGCCCGGACACCGACCTGCTTTTCAAGGCCGCGGCGGACATGGAAAAACGCATGCATGACCTGCCCGGCATCCAGGACGTCTCCTCGGACATGGAGTTCGACAACCCGGAGCTGAACATCGACATCGACCGCGACAAGGCCTCGGCGCTGGGCATCTCCGCCTTCCAGATCGAGGACGCCCTGTCGACCTCGTTCGGCAACCGCAAGATCTCCTCCATCTACGCGCCCACCGACACCTACGACGTGATCATGGAGCTGGCCCCGGAGTACCAGTCCAACCCGGACGCCCTGGCCATGCTCTCGGTGCGCTCCCAGAACGGCAAGCTCGTGCGCCTTGAGACCCTGGCCAAATGGGGGCTGGGCGTGGGGCCGCTGTCCGTCAACCACTCGGGCCAGCTGCCGTCCGCGACCATCTCCTTCAACCTGGAGCCGGGCGAGTCGCTCGGCTCGGCCGTGAGCGCGGTCTCGGGGCTTGCGGCCGAGGTGGTGCCCGCTTCCGTGTCCACCAGCTTCCAGGGCGAGGCCCAGGCGTTCCAGGACTCCATGCGCGGGCTGTGGGTCCTGCTGGTCATGGCCATCCTGGTCATCTACCTGGTGCTCGGCGTGCTCTACGAATCCTTCGTCCACCCGCTGACCATCCTCTCCGGCCTGCCCTCGGCGGGCGTGGGCGCGCTGCTCACGCTCATGCTCTTCGGGCTCGACCTGAACATCTACGGATTCGTGGGCATCATCATGCTCATCGGCATCGTCAAGAAGAACGCGATCATGATGATCGACTTCGCGGTGGAGGCCCAGCGCGTGCACGGCCAGGGCGCGGTCCAGGCCATCCGCGAGGGCGCGCTCATCCGCTTCAGGCCGATCATGATGACCACCATGGCCGCGCTCATGGGCACCCTGCCCATCGCGCTCGGCCTGGGCGCCGGGGCCGAGGCCCGGCGTCCCCTGGGTCTGGCCGTGGTCGGCGGGCTGCTGGTCTCCCAGCTCCTGACCCTGTACTTCACCCCTGTCTACTACATGTACCTGGACGCGGCCCAGCAGCGCCTGAACCGGCTCTTCGCCCGGACCGGAAAGCGGGCCCGGGCCGAATAG
- a CDS encoding efflux RND transporter periplasmic adaptor subunit, with product MPRSHFPEHDGNRPRCRVPGQLPAGLLCLLLACLLAACGGDDKKSRRERVVPVTAVAAVREDVPVTLSAVGNVSPLASVEVKSRVGGIIDRQLVQNGQDVEAGDLLFQVDSRSFDLAVKEAQARLDRDRAHLDKAKEDLRRYSKLRDLNVVAQEQYDNTFAEATSLENTIRLNEAALEKARLDRDYAAIRAPISGRVGIVRVNVGNVIKANDDRTLCVINQIRPINVSFTLPERYLGEIMERRGQGPLRVSITPSGTSSTPVEADLAAVDNAVDTTTGTIRLLASYPNEDTRFWPGQFARVELTLRTLKGALLLPTGAVLQGMEGPYVYVVKPDGGDPAAGAVEARQVATSHIVGKRTVVDSGIESGELVVLDGQVGLSPGARVSIKSGGNVGAGKGPAKDGQ from the coding sequence GTGCCTCGTTCGCATTTTCCTGAACACGACGGAAACCGGCCCCGATGCCGGGTCCCCGGCCAGCTCCCGGCCGGACTGCTCTGCCTGCTCCTCGCCTGCCTGCTCGCGGCCTGCGGGGGCGACGACAAGAAGTCCCGGCGCGAACGGGTGGTCCCGGTCACGGCCGTGGCCGCGGTACGCGAGGACGTGCCCGTGACCCTGTCCGCCGTGGGCAACGTCAGCCCGCTGGCCTCGGTGGAGGTCAAGTCCCGGGTGGGCGGCATCATCGACAGGCAGCTGGTCCAGAACGGCCAGGACGTGGAGGCGGGCGACCTGCTCTTCCAGGTGGATTCCCGGTCCTTCGACCTGGCCGTGAAGGAGGCCCAGGCGCGGCTCGACCGCGACCGCGCCCACCTGGACAAGGCCAAGGAGGACCTGCGCCGCTACTCCAAGCTGCGCGACCTGAACGTGGTCGCCCAGGAGCAGTACGACAACACATTCGCCGAGGCCACGTCCCTGGAGAACACCATCCGGCTCAACGAGGCCGCCCTGGAAAAGGCCCGCCTGGACCGCGACTACGCGGCCATCCGCGCCCCCATCTCCGGGCGCGTGGGCATCGTCCGCGTCAACGTGGGCAACGTCATCAAGGCCAACGACGACCGCACCCTGTGCGTCATCAACCAGATCAGGCCGATCAACGTCTCCTTCACCCTGCCCGAGCGCTACCTGGGCGAGATCATGGAACGCCGCGGGCAGGGGCCCCTGCGCGTGTCCATCACCCCGTCCGGGACGAGCTCCACGCCGGTCGAGGCGGACCTGGCGGCCGTGGACAACGCCGTGGACACGACCACGGGCACCATCCGGCTGCTGGCCTCCTACCCCAACGAGGACACCCGGTTCTGGCCCGGCCAGTTCGCCCGGGTGGAACTGACCCTGCGCACCCTGAAAGGAGCCCTGCTCCTGCCCACCGGGGCCGTGCTCCAGGGCATGGAGGGACCGTACGTATACGTGGTCAAGCCGGACGGCGGCGACCCGGCCGCCGGCGCGGTGGAGGCCAGACAGGTCGCCACCTCCCACATCGTGGGCAAGCGCACGGTCGTGGACTCCGGAATCGAGTCCGGCGAACTGGTGGTCCTGGACGGTCAGGTGGGGCTGAGCCCCGGGGCCAGGGTGTCCATCAAGAGCGGCGGGAATGTCGGCGCGGGCAAGGGACCGGCCAAGGACGGGCAATAA
- the hybA gene encoding hydrogenase 2 operon protein HybA has product MTITRRGFLGALGIAGAASTLPGNAQAWQSKAPPDPFGCLVDLTRCVGCRKCEQACNEVNELPEPAVKFDDLTVLDAKRRPDQDAFTVINRYYTGRIDDRDKLVPTYVKVQCMHCQDPACVSACITGALTKKENGAVHYDVDKCIGCRYCMAACPFEIPAYEYDRPIWPRVRKCTFCFERISKEGGKPGCASICPVEAITFGKRSELLRLAKNRIESDPGKYVDHVYGEHEVGGTSWLYISGVDFRKVGFQELPDRPMPQTTETIQSALFSYLWSPLALFGVLGAVMGVTSRKHDKEDGHDA; this is encoded by the coding sequence ATGACAATCACCCGCAGAGGATTTCTGGGGGCGTTGGGGATCGCGGGGGCGGCCTCGACCCTGCCCGGGAATGCGCAGGCGTGGCAGTCCAAGGCGCCGCCCGATCCCTTCGGCTGTCTGGTGGACCTGACCCGGTGCGTGGGCTGCCGCAAGTGCGAGCAGGCTTGCAACGAGGTCAACGAGCTGCCCGAACCGGCCGTGAAGTTCGACGACCTGACCGTCCTGGACGCCAAGCGGCGGCCGGACCAGGACGCCTTCACGGTCATCAACCGTTATTACACGGGCCGCATCGACGACCGCGACAAGCTGGTGCCCACCTATGTCAAGGTCCAGTGCATGCACTGCCAGGACCCGGCCTGCGTCTCGGCCTGCATCACCGGGGCCCTGACAAAAAAGGAAAATGGGGCCGTGCACTACGACGTGGACAAGTGTATCGGCTGCCGTTACTGCATGGCCGCCTGTCCCTTCGAGATCCCGGCCTACGAGTACGACCGGCCCATTTGGCCCCGGGTGCGCAAGTGCACCTTCTGTTTCGAGCGCATCTCCAAGGAAGGGGGGAAGCCCGGCTGCGCCTCCATCTGTCCGGTGGAGGCCATCACCTTCGGCAAGCGCTCGGAGCTGCTGCGCCTGGCCAAGAATCGCATCGAAAGCGACCCCGGCAAGTACGTGGACCACGTCTACGGCGAACACGAGGTGGGCGGCACGAGCTGGCTGTACATCTCGGGCGTGGACTTCCGGAAGGTCGGCTTCCAGGAGCTGCCCGACCGGCCCATGCCGCAGACCACGGAGACCATCCAGAGCGCGCTGTTCAGCTATTTGTGGTCGCCGCTGGCCCTGTTCGGGGTCCTGGGGGCGGTCATGGGCGTGACCTCTCGCAAGCATGACAAGGAGGACGGCCATGACGCATAA
- the nrfD gene encoding NrfD/PsrC family molybdoenzyme membrane anchor subunit — MTHKPQPVDRPFWTPGVLVMLALMIAAGVTLVIRYTYGLAAVTNLSNHYPWGIWIGLDVASGVALAAGGFTTAFLSHILGRRYYEAVTRPALLSAALGYTFVALAVTFDVGRSWAIWKPVFYQNHTSALFEVAMCVMAYVTVLWIEFIPVLAERLGGKIRLLAYLDRILDRTMWVFIILGVVLSCMHQSSLGTLMVIAPTKTSPLWATPLQPLLFLTSAFAVGYPMVVVETTLATSSLRLESEMNVLSPLSRITILLLGVYMALKLGDLISRGAYATLLDGSAQSNSFMVEVGLGVILPWIMLLFPAVRRSRRWLFIAALLIVSGVMLNRFNVFVVSFKAPYATHPYYPAIGEILVTAGAVATIFFLYRLIVTWFPVLSAQPQEVSRDQA, encoded by the coding sequence ATGACGCATAAGCCGCAACCCGTTGACCGGCCGTTCTGGACGCCGGGCGTGCTGGTCATGCTGGCCCTGATGATCGCGGCCGGAGTGACCCTGGTCATCCGCTACACCTATGGGCTGGCCGCCGTGACCAACCTGAGCAACCACTATCCCTGGGGCATCTGGATCGGCCTGGACGTGGCCTCGGGCGTGGCCCTGGCCGCGGGCGGCTTCACCACCGCCTTCCTGTCCCACATCCTGGGCCGCCGCTATTACGAGGCCGTGACCCGGCCCGCGCTGCTGTCCGCCGCCCTGGGCTACACCTTCGTGGCCCTGGCCGTGACCTTCGACGTGGGCCGTTCCTGGGCCATCTGGAAGCCGGTCTTTTATCAGAACCACACCTCGGCCCTGTTCGAGGTGGCCATGTGCGTCATGGCCTACGTGACCGTGCTGTGGATCGAGTTCATTCCGGTCCTGGCCGAACGGCTGGGCGGGAAGATCAGGCTGCTGGCCTATCTCGACCGCATCCTGGATAGGACCATGTGGGTCTTCATCATCCTCGGGGTGGTATTGTCCTGCATGCACCAGTCCAGCCTGGGCACCCTGATGGTCATCGCCCCGACCAAGACCTCGCCGCTGTGGGCCACGCCGCTGCAGCCGCTGCTCTTCCTGACCTCGGCCTTTGCCGTGGGCTATCCCATGGTCGTGGTCGAGACGACCCTCGCCACCTCCTCGCTCAGGCTGGAGTCCGAGATGAACGTGCTCTCGCCGTTGTCGAGGATCACCATCCTGCTGCTCGGCGTGTACATGGCCCTCAAGCTCGGCGACCTGATCTCGCGCGGGGCCTACGCGACCCTGCTGGACGGCTCGGCCCAGAGCAACTCCTTCATGGTCGAGGTGGGGCTCGGCGTGATCCTGCCGTGGATCATGCTGCTGTTCCCGGCGGTGCGCCGTTCGCGCAGGTGGCTTTTCATCGCGGCCCTGCTCATCGTCTCGGGCGTGATGCTCAACCGGTTCAACGTGTTCGTGGTCTCGTTCAAGGCTCCGTACGCGACCCATCCGTACTACCCGGCCATCGGCGAGATACTCGTCACCGCCGGGGCCGTGGCCACGATCTTCTTCCTCTATAGGTTGATCGTGACCTGGTTCCCGGTGCTTTCCGCCCAACCGCAGGAGGTGTCCCGTGACCAAGCTTAG
- a CDS encoding tetrathionate reductase family octaheme c-type cytochrome, with translation MTKLSPRLMAIFLIAILGTAVCGFAAPAPAPAAVEPVEKSRKDLTPRPDGWTPADQVKAEEEAKKEYPFVKDVLMEDLPLRQQRLRGLGLGLKDVKRSYMLLDSPYADTFERKYGPVRFMHAKHAAALDGDCAACHHLRPADESAPETVACRACHQDNRQEDGRERIGLKAAYHMQCMNCHEKMKKGPVSCEGCHAKRPTDHRELVKLPENPTPQQVTKECLRCHEQAGEDMLTTAHWLWRGPSPYTVEHRKSVMSGKGTTTLNNFCLSAISNEKRCTSCHAGYGWKDNTFDFSNRENMDCLVCHDTTGSYKKAPPAAGMPDPKVDMVYVARNVGPTSRKTCGVCHFSGGGGDAVKHADMSAQLYWPDRNCDVHMGGYDFQCVECHKTRNHKISGRSTSVPVSEGTRACEDCHTSSPHYGDSLLDHHLNKHCETVACNTCHSPIYSKCAATKTWWDWSTAGDKQRAVHKDKYGKPDYNWMKGDFRWKEASKPVYAWFNGFMERRLLGDPIEPAARGFRPGEQPTPARKADMVVTDITRPVGSLKDPRSKITPFKIMSGIQPADAVNRYLLVPHLFPYDKEDTAAFWKGTDWQAAFREGMAKAGLPYSGEYMWVATNMYWRIEHEVMPREHALSCVQCHQSLKGERTCDRCHQDSREAKFRELTEKGADFELLRMMGRDVGELIGKSDYIDFKRLGYKGDPILYGGRFTRLPLGRGPDAK, from the coding sequence GTGACCAAGCTTAGCCCGCGGCTCATGGCCATCTTCCTGATCGCGATCCTGGGCACCGCCGTGTGCGGATTCGCCGCGCCCGCGCCCGCTCCGGCCGCCGTCGAACCCGTGGAGAAGTCCCGCAAGGACCTGACCCCCAGGCCGGACGGATGGACGCCCGCCGACCAGGTCAAGGCCGAGGAGGAGGCGAAAAAGGAATACCCGTTCGTCAAGGATGTGCTCATGGAGGATCTGCCCCTGCGCCAGCAGCGTCTGCGCGGGCTGGGGCTCGGGCTCAAGGACGTCAAGCGCAGCTACATGCTGCTCGACAGCCCCTACGCGGACACTTTCGAGCGCAAGTACGGACCCGTGCGCTTCATGCACGCCAAGCACGCGGCCGCCCTGGACGGCGACTGCGCGGCCTGCCACCACCTGCGCCCGGCGGACGAGAGCGCGCCGGAGACCGTGGCCTGCCGCGCCTGCCACCAGGACAACCGCCAGGAGGACGGCAGGGAGCGCATCGGGCTCAAGGCCGCCTACCATATGCAGTGCATGAACTGTCACGAGAAGATGAAGAAGGGGCCGGTCAGTTGCGAGGGGTGTCACGCCAAGCGCCCGACGGACCATCGGGAGCTGGTCAAGCTCCCGGAGAACCCGACCCCGCAGCAGGTCACCAAGGAGTGCCTGCGCTGCCACGAGCAGGCGGGCGAGGACATGCTGACCACGGCCCACTGGCTGTGGCGCGGCCCGTCGCCGTACACGGTGGAACACCGCAAGAGCGTCATGTCCGGCAAGGGCACGACCACCCTGAACAACTTCTGCCTGTCGGCCATCAGCAACGAGAAGCGCTGCACCTCCTGCCACGCCGGATACGGCTGGAAGGACAATACATTCGACTTCTCCAACCGGGAGAACATGGACTGCCTGGTCTGCCACGACACCACGGGCAGCTACAAGAAGGCCCCGCCCGCGGCGGGCATGCCCGATCCCAAGGTGGACATGGTCTACGTGGCCCGAAACGTCGGCCCGACCAGCCGCAAGACCTGCGGCGTCTGCCACTTCAGCGGCGGCGGGGGCGACGCGGTCAAGCACGCGGACATGTCGGCTCAGCTGTACTGGCCGGACCGCAATTGCGACGTGCACATGGGCGGCTACGACTTCCAGTGCGTGGAGTGCCACAAGACCCGCAACCACAAGATCTCGGGCCGGTCCACCTCCGTGCCCGTGTCCGAGGGGACCCGGGCCTGCGAGGACTGCCACACGTCCAGTCCGCACTACGGCGACAGCCTGCTGGACCACCACCTGAACAAGCACTGCGAGACCGTGGCCTGCAACACCTGCCATTCGCCCATCTACTCCAAGTGCGCGGCGACCAAGACCTGGTGGGACTGGTCCACGGCGGGCGACAAGCAGCGCGCGGTGCACAAGGACAAGTACGGCAAGCCGGACTATAACTGGATGAAGGGCGACTTCCGCTGGAAGGAGGCGTCCAAGCCGGTCTACGCCTGGTTCAACGGGTTCATGGAGCGCCGCCTGCTGGGCGACCCCATCGAACCGGCGGCCAGGGGATTCCGCCCGGGCGAACAGCCGACCCCGGCGCGGAAGGCCGACATGGTGGTCACGGACATCACCCGGCCCGTGGGTTCGCTCAAAGACCCGCGCTCCAAGATCACGCCGTTCAAGATCATGTCGGGCATCCAGCCAGCGGACGCCGTGAACCGCTACCTGCTGGTGCCGCACCTCTTCCCCTACGACAAGGAGGACACGGCCGCCTTCTGGAAGGGCACCGACTGGCAGGCGGCCTTCAGGGAAGGCATGGCCAAGGCGGGCCTGCCCTACAGCGGGGAGTACATGTGGGTTGCCACCAACATGTACTGGCGCATCGAGCACGAGGTCATGCCCAGGGAGCACGCCCTGTCCTGCGTGCAGTGCCACCAGAGCCTCAAGGGCGAGCGCACCTGCGACCGCTGCCACCAGGACTCCCGGGAAGCGAAGTTCCGCGAGCTGACGGAAAAGGGCGCGGACTTCGAACTGCTCCGGATGATGGGCCGCGACGTGGGCGAGCTGATCGGCAAGTCGGACTACATCGACTTCAAGAGGCTGGGCTACAAGGGCGACCCGATCCTCTACGGCGGGCGCTTCACCAGGCTGCCGCTGGGCCGTGGTCCGGACGCGAAGTAG